The segment AAAAGAGCAATCACCTCAAAAGCTAATGCCACCAAAGAGAAAAAAACCTTTACAAGCAACTCAGGTTCCAATCTGAACTAGATTGAAACTGAGACAGAGCAAACAAGCAACTAATAACCAACACTAGTAAAGAGTGAAGTAGCTCAagactaaattaaaaaaaaaaaaaatcaaaactttacaGAAAGTAAGAAGAAAAAACTAACGTTGCTGCCTTTCCAAGTTTGATAAACCCTTAAATCACCGTTGGATCCAGAATCGGATCGCTCAGGAGGAGGCACTACATACATCTCCTCAATCCTCAAATTTCAATTCTCTCGAAGGCGTCGCCACGAGCTGTGAGCTTCAAACCCGTTGAGGAATGATAGTCTCCGGCGAATAGATTCTTCAGATTCCGTCCGGCGAAGTAAGCCAGCGAAAAataagggtttttttttttttaattgggaCGGTTATATTAACTGTGACGGTTCTCTACTGTCACCGTCGTTttagtcttttctttttattttgacagCCGAACAAGTAATGACGTGTCATTAGGCTAATGGTGCGTTAATTAGCATAATGTATGTCAATGCCTCGGTGGTGTCTCATGCTGCCTTCgctaaaagaaagaaatatatagagagagttTATTGAGACCAAAATTTATGTGGAATTTAATCCTTCTATAAGTTGATAGATTTTTAAAAGCCAAATAGATTTAAAAGATATTGTAtgaattttatcaaatattctGTATTGACTCTCATTTATTGTTATTGACTAtcatagattttatatatattttttctcaaagaaaaatcttaaatatacaagttttttttagaaaatttccaaatcttatatctatatatataacacattGCTATGTATGTATCACAACACGAAACCTCACCAGCATCATCTTCTTTCATgttatatatctataataacACATTCAAAGACTAACGAAAgtagaagaagagaaacaatttcataatgtatataaaaaaaaaatctcaacatCAATACTTCTTAAGGTGTCATCATTGAGAGATGAGAAGAGAGGAGTGAGAGATGTTGGTATGTGAGTATATTTTTATTACACGGATTTTTAAAATCTTGTGAATAAACATGATAACAGAGGAGTGAGAGATGTTCGTATGTGAGTATGTTTTTATTACAtgcattttaaaaatcttatgaATAAACATGATAttttcaaaatctagttttacgataaaatatataaaaattacatcttaataacaataaaatttaatagaattacaaaatcaatagcaactaaactttttaaataataaaatatttgaatggAATTTTAGGAATTTCAAACTAATAGCAATgaattttactaaaattttaaaatttgataaaccAATAACCATAAAATCTCAAAATTCTGTAACTCATCTAGAATTGGTCTACCAATAACCTCCTCTAAAAAAGCTTTTGTTGGATTTAGtactatataatattattatatatgctAATAGTGATTAATTatgaaagtaaaataaaaaattattttttctttaacaaaagagaaaaggtggaaaataaaaacaatgatGGTAGCCAACAACAGATCATATGCATGCATTTGGGTTTTACTCACCTTCTAAACAAACATTTTACAATATATGTGATGAGCCTTGTAATCTGAATTATATCAAGTGGGCCTAAAATTATGTCCatcataatattttaacaaattttgtaaacacacaatttttgtCTGTGGAGGTAGGcataaacattttataattacttattaataaatttattattaactaAAGAGTATAATGATAATTGAGAAATTCCATATGATAgctatttttgagtttttgtcacaaaaatagctctTAATGAAGAAATTGATCAaattaagttttattaaaaggtaaaaatggccaaaatatgtatttttaccttatggtttagagttaagaggtgaagttttgaagatatggtttcaaatttttaaaaaataaaaaaattaaaattaaaatttacaaagaaatttttatttataaaatttacaaataattCATTTATTCATAAAATTAACAAAGAATTTATTTATTCATAAAGAAAATGGAATATGTGGAATTAATTTAAAAGTTTGATTTATTTCCctctgtcaaaaaaaaaatccattgtAACTGGTAAATTTTTGATGAAATGGAATGATACCTTTGAAATAGAtttatcccaaaaaaaaaaatcattcactTGTATTTTTACTCTGTTGATCAAATAACATTCATTGTATTAGATTTTCTTACAAATTGTTATGATATGTTTATCATTTAATTCTTTATAGACAGATTTAAGTGTCTAGTTATCAAAATATACTTTTGATTAGTTTTTTTCCAAAGAatagtttattaattaattaatttttatagcTATTGAATAGTTATCTTCAACAATGAAACGCCAATATTACATTTAACCAATGCCGAATGTGAGTTTTCTCGACATGAAACTCTTATTATAGCCAAGCAACATAACAAACAAGTAAAgcttttttaacaaaaaaaaacattactaataagtaaatacatataaaacatTTGTTCAACTTCAATTCTGTATTTAAGGCGCTGGCGCTGGCGGCTCATTGCTCTTCCTCCTTAACGCCCCTCTGCCCATTACATAGCCTCAGCAACAGCTTTTTCTATATCGCaatctttattttcttcttaaTAACATTCAATTACATTTTCTTCTCAAGCTTTTTCTACTCATCGTCCATACCGAATgctctttttcttctcttttctcgCCACTTAACTAGGTCCTCCAGAGCGTCCAGTACTTTGCTGATTATTGGTCTAGAGATTGTTTCTTCTCCCATACACATAAACGCCAATATAAGAGCTCTTCTCACAGCTTCTTCCATGCCAAGACCTTGTATTGTTAACATCAGATCTAAAATCTTCATCATATTGTAGTCCTTGATCAATGATAGTCtctgtacaaaaaaaaaacaaaaatgttagAATGTTGATGATATAAAAAAGCTAATAGTATTCAATGAATTACCCATTGTACAAGTATACGTTGTGGACCCAATGATGCGTCCCTAATAAGTTTACAAAGCTATTAATATCAGATTTTAGCATGGGTTACCCGTTATTAGCATACTCGGGTGCATGGATGAAGCTGTGAGAAGAGCGCTTGTATTGGCGTCTATATGTCTGAGAGAAGAAGCAAATACTAGGACAACGATCAGCCAAGTAGTGGATGCTCTGGAGGTCTTAGTTGAGTTCATGacaagaaaagagaagaaaaaagagCATTCGATATGGACGAGGAgtagaaaatgaagaagaagattgaagatTTTATAGAAAAAGAGCTGTTTTCTGAGGCTATTAAATGGGCTGAGGGTTTGAGAGCGTTAAGGAGGAAGAGGACTCCTTTGTCACTGTGGAAACAGCTACACAAACACTCTGCTTTTATAAGAAAAGAATGGTACTTATGCAGGTGGTAGGGGGATTCTAAGGTTGAGTGCATGGGTGTACCAAAATGGTAAAAGATCAATTATTTGTGGAAATAATCTGTATTAGATACATTCTCTTGAGTGAGATATCTTACTATATTCAATATGAATGACAGCGTGTATGTAGGACCAAATCCAACTAATCTCATAAGTCATAAGGATAACACCAAAGACTAATCCGACTCCGGATTACTATGATGTTGACGCATGCATGTATACAATCCAAGTAATCTTCTAGAGggataaaaccaaaaattaatccGACTCCGGGTTAACATGATATTCAATTTTCAGAATTTAATCAGCCTAACTACTTTTATCTTTGTAATATCTAATTGTCAGAGTCGTCTAATGGCACATACAAATGGAATAGTTGAACATGATTCAGAGttaaaaatttcaataataaatatataaattatggttttaaactttaaatttcagatatattattaaattttaagtttataatttCTAAAGAAACATTACATGTAAATAGaactattaaatttaaaaactacTTCATTACATTGTTAAGTATATTTATAATGGTTTTGCTAATTGTATTGTTTTACTTTTTTACATATATGAAAAAGAAGCATAAAAATTCCATAAGATTTTCAATTATAGAAGGACAATACCAAAAACCAATCTGACTTGCAGTTTATCTTTTATTAACAACCTTCATTGTATTAGATATTATTATGAATGTTGTTTTAATACAAGCTAGAATTTTAATTCGTGCTGAGCGTAGaaacttttgatttttaatatgcaattaatatatcaagttatttataaatatgtgtacaaaatatttataaattataaatttggaTTATAATAAACAATGTCTGGAATATATCTAGATACCTTTTAATATTTGAGTATTAAAAATATAGGATATTAAGAATaatgtaaaaaaattattatcttcaGATTTGGTTGTTGGGTTATTAATTTGTAAAGGATTAAAATGGTTAATATCCAATTTTGGGTGGATCCAATGTGATTTTGTAGTGTATATCAATGTACAAATCGCAATTATATACATAAGTTTATAACATTTCTGGTTTAGTATCATTTCAAACCGGTTATCTATGAAACCAGTACATAAATTGTTGGGAGTAAACAAActgaaataaaatttcatttcaaatctactctattaagttgatataaaatttatgaaaactaTATTATAACTCAAATATATACCAACCATATTGGTTTGTTTCTATTATGATGTCGAGTTGGTTAGATTAGTTGGTCTTTTATTATTACAGTTACGATTTGTGATATATTTCAATTTTAGTTGGACcattttcaatttaaatgaCAACTTTTTATCATTCGATATTATAATATgtcatttaatttaattttgtaaattgcTTTAAGTGTCTAATTATCAAAATACTTGATGTTTATCTCTCACATGCGGGTATTTTTTCTTACGATTAATTATTAATACATGCATTATAAATTTAAAGATGAGTATGataaattattgtttattttcacaaaaaataaGTTGGAAATcagtttatttatatatgaccAATTTTACATCAAGATATATAAACATAtggttgtttaatatttaattaccattttatttcttatttttatctattatgatttaaaatatGGCTTTCGGATAACAACatactatatatatgaattatcttatttattttttagaatacttcttttttatcttttatctatttttattgtattaGTTTATAGTCAGTTatgtaaactaataaataaatataaaattattaatcttAATTTATTATCGCTTTAATTTGAACAAAATAGTTTAGCCAATTTTAATTTGACTGTTTTGTCGCGGGTTAATTTTAATCGTTtgtaaattgtatatttactttacaaaaaaatgatagaaaatagtTAATACAAATTCATGAAAATCTATACTAATCTAAAAAGTTATGATAAAATTTCATAAGtcaatgtatataaatttttataatttacataacTTTTAAAATCTATCAACTCTTAAAATTCACAAACTTTACACAAATTCATCTCCGAATAAACCCCTCCACCTTAGTTAGTATTTAGTTGCTCTGGTcctttataaaaacaaaatctcagaataattatctatttctttttcttacttgaaaatatatgtaACAAATATATCTTACTATTTCATAAATTTGAACATTTTATTATAAAGAAACAGATAATGAAAATTtcattattataattaatttctactaatataatataatgataaatttatttacttattaaaacTATCAATGATTTTAGCGCTTCAAATTTTAACATGAGGGTTCATAgcgaaaaaaatatttcataaataataatattaaaacctTTGTTTAATTTCTTTCATGAAGTAATTGATCTAACAAatttttatagatattaaaTACTAGTTAACGCCAATATTACATTCAACCAACGCAGAATGTGAGTTTTTTCGACATCAAAACTCTTATTATTGTTtaagaaaaaacatttaaaacattTGTTTCAATTTCAACCCTCTTTTTCTATCATAATctttatcatcttcttctcatCCATTTTGACTGCTCTTTCTCTTCTCTATAGCCATGAACTTGACTAAGTCATCTAGAGCATCAACAACCTGACTAATCGTTGGCCTAGCGTTTGGTTCTTCTCTGAGACACTTAAACGCCAATACAACTGCTTTTCTGACAGTTTCTTCCATGCCACGATTTTCTATTATTAACTTCGGATCTAAAATCTTCCTCATGTTGTCGTCCTTGAACAATGGCAGTGTCTGTCAAAAAGAAGCAAAACTGTTAAAATGTTGATGAGTCCccaaaaaagataatatttttcaGAGCATTACCCTTTCCACAAGCGTACGTTGTGGACCCAATGATGAGTCCTCAATAGGTTTGCATCCAGTGATAAGCTCCAACATCACAACTCCAAAGCTATAAATATCATATTTCAGTGTCAGCTCATCCCCGTTGTTAACATACTCTGGTGCCCAGTACCCGTTAGTTACAAGACTCGTAGAGTCATGAAAACGCATATCAGCAACCGGACCAAACTTGGCAAGCCCAAAACCAGAGATCTTTGGTTTAAAGTCATGGTCTAGCAATATGTGTGCAGTTTTCAAATCGCTGTGGATCACAGGAGGGTTTGTTACACAGTGAAGATACTTTAACCCTTTAGCCACTCCTACAGCTATCTGCATCCTTATGCTCCAATCTAAAGCCTTTTCCTCGGATGTGAAGtctgacaacaacaacaaaaaaaaaactcatgatttataattttatacctCAATGAGTCGTTATATGAGAATAAAGTAGAGTTTTGTTACAATGGATATGATCTTCTAACGATCTAAGATGCATATGTGCATAGACGAGGATTATGCGACCGCCTTCAACGCAATATCCAAACAGTTGCGCTATGTTTTCGTGGCATAAAATCGCGAGCATTACTCTTTCAAGAAGAAACTCTCTATTTCCTTCCTGGCCATGCGGATCGAACTTCTTAATAGTCACATTCTTGAATTTTAGACCAACAACAAAGGAAACAACAAGAGAAATTTaagagattgttttttttttcatttgatttaTTTCGATTCAAGACCTTTAGAGTTACCTGTCCAATTCTTTCTAACCTCCCTTTGTAGACAGCACCGAATCTACCTTGTCCGATCAAAGATTCCGGGCTGAAGTCGTTTGTTGCGGTAGCGATTTCTTGGTACGTGAATTCTTTAAATAGCTCCCAAGGATGTAGTATTTCTGATTCTGGCAAAACTCTTGCTGGATTGGCTACAAGTGGAACAAAACAACACGATGAGAGTCTACATCACATGCATGGCCAGATTTGTGTCATGGCCAATGAAACATTAGCCTTAGtttccaaaaattttaaacatttttttacatAGGTATACACTTGTAAATTTTGaatctttttacaaaaattcttaaaatgttgataaatttttaaatccAGCTCTGATAACATGTTACTAGGATCAAGTAGACTGAAGAGCCTTTGGTTAAcccaaatataaaacaaaactttCACTTATAGAACATAAAACACAAACTCTTATCAGAGATTTATATGATCCATACATTGTCAAAGACTAAGGGTGTTATTCAGTCAGTGATTTAAAATCAATTGTCAAAGTTtgtaatcaattaaaattttaaatctaaacatAGTTTTCAGTTAATGAATTCTACAACTTCTGCAGTGCACCTTGAATTTTGATTTCATTCATTTCTTCATGAGAATCCACCATAAATGATttgaaatcaattttaaatatacaaaaactTTTAAATCCTTTGAAGttgaataacactagattttaaaaaCTGGATTTAAATCATTCATTGAATAACCACATTTTaaattagatttataaatatcatatccaataacactagattttaaaatagaatttagaatCATCATTCGAATAAATAGTGAATTTTACTTAGATTTAAACtctattaaaatacatgattgaaTAACACAAATGATTTTAGATGCAGTTCGGAAAAAGGGAGACTCCTAAACAAGGTTTACCGAAGAAACATTTTGGATATATGaagatataaaaaatgaaagaaaatgaaCATAGAGGAACCAGAAAACGATGCTTTCTCACGTCTGGATCTCTGGTTGGGAATGCCGTTTCGCTTCGGTTTCTGCATCACCTTGCGCTTCAATGTCATCCATAGACCCGAGCAAAGGACCATCTCTCTGAATCACGATATGATTTTGTTTTAAGTTTGATGTCACTGTGAAAACTATGATATTTTATGTGAATCAGATGATGccaatatataaagaaaaatttggaGGTTCGAAGATTATTTCCATCGGGAAGGAATGACACGTTTCAACAGTACAATGCACCATATACATTGTACTAAATAGATTTGAGAGTGAGATATCCTACCATATTTAGTTTGATAGTATATGGTATGTGGACCGGAATCCACGTAATCTTCTAGGATGGTCTCGAATCTACGATGATGTTCAGCTGATCGGGAATGTATGGGCCGAAGCccaaatatcttttttttaacgctgaaaGCCCAACTAATATCTAAAAAATAGTATCGATGGTTATTTCAATCTCATGTTAAGGCCCGACCCTAGATATACCAATAGTTTAGAGAAAGAAATAACAAATTGAGTAAGTTACTATTTCTAAAGGAAAGGAGGGATGTTAGATATGTGCATGTGATGCATGttacatttttaaaagatacacTAATTTTATAGGTTTAAAGTTTTGTTCGTAGCTTCCACTTCCAACTTATGAAGTTTAGCGGATCTGTCCAGGTTTTTGGATGAAAGCTTAGCTATATTTTATGTTCAAATATATATAGGAATACTCCATAGTCTATTTTGGGAAACAATCATCAAATAGAAGTGTATTTTGGAAAACAATCAGCAACTGCTAAAGTGCTGAGTAACCACTTATCACTTATGGAAGCGGGGGGACAATGTTCTCCGCAACCAGAGTTTGATCACCATTGCCACAATCTTCAAAGGTATCatcaatcaaaaaaaaaaattcattttaaacTATCCGCTAAACACCTATCTAGCAGTGATTCTGTAAAAGTTTCAACAACAaatttttcttacaaatttagGAGTCTATATCTTTACagcttttctcaaaaaaattggAGACAATAAGCGAATGTTTCATTCCCGCTGGAGTCTGAGTAGCGGGTTATCTAATCT is part of the Brassica rapa cultivar Chiifu-401-42 chromosome A09, CAAS_Brap_v3.01, whole genome shotgun sequence genome and harbors:
- the LOC103836970 gene encoding serine/threonine-protein kinase CDG1; this encodes MVLCSGLWMTLKRKVMQKPKRNGIPNQRSRPNPARVLPESEILHPWELFKEFTYQEIATATNDFSPESLIGQGRFGAVYKGRLERIGQNVTIKKFDPHGQEGNREFLLERVMLAILCHENIAQLFGYCVEGGRIILVYAHMHLRSLEDHIHYFTSEEKALDWSIRMQIAVGVAKGLKYLHCVTNPPVIHSDLKTAHILLDHDFKPKISGFGLAKFGPVADMRFHDSTSLVTNGYWAPEYVNNGDELTLKYDIYSFGVVMLELITGCKPIEDSSLGPQRTLVERTLPLFKDDNMRKILDPKLIIENRGMEETVRKAVVLAFKCLREEPNARPTISQVVDALDDLVKFMAIEKRKSSQNG